The nucleotide sequence TCTTCCAAATAGGGATGACAGGACACATCTGCATTAGTTTGGTATCTGCCGattttagtccttttttttttttttttaaacatcatttcCATAAATTGAACAGGGCCAATATTAAAGTTGCATGGTGCAAGTTTTGaaggtaaatatttattttctttcccatccATACCCTTACAATTCCCTGATGTGTAAAAtaagttttcctctatttacctCAGATGCCTTTATAGGCAGGATTAGTCAATTTGGGAGGAATCCTCTGGGCGTGTATGTGACGCGCTGCgcgctctcgttcacctggctactttgacGAGTCTCCGCCGTAATCGACGCATTAGTGAGAGAACGCGGGCTGACggcaatatttatagctttattacctcagaagacattatgccTGCAAACAAGAGACCTGCGCAGTTACACGGCTTCTCCCATGCGCAACCctggtgtcatttcagcttgtcaccagagggggcagacgtctgcaaaaactCCTGGAACgtacgctatgctcctttaacgACGAATGTTTAGTTCGGTCTTTTGTTGGTGTTTTGGGTGGAGAAAGGTAGGAGGTTGGTCATGTGAGGGTGATGCTGCGCAGGATTGTGGGGTGTTGAGCTGAAGCAGAGAAGTAAGGTCAGCTGCCAGGTCAACGTTTGACAATGTTGAAAGGGTAGGGAAGTGTATATGTCGGTAAATATGGGTTATCTCGCATAACGGAACATCAATATTGATGTCGGCCTAAATTTTCATATTGGTGCATCCATAATTCCCATGCCCAAAATGCtataaaaaaacactgaaacctCTGTTATCAGGGTCTGAATGACTGGAGATTAAATATATGAAACAAGAAATGGTTCAATCACTgccagattatttatttatttctttttgactttttctccAGAGTGTTCAAACGAGTTCTTCCTCTCCCCAATTGCAACTGGAACGCCATCGTGGACGAATGGTGTTGCCACCCGGACCCGTTCGCCAACAAGAAGCTGCTGCCGCGGGCGGAGGATTGCCTGCTGGGCGACACCTTCGTCCTGCTGGCCCGTGACGGCAGCTGCGACCAGACTCTGACTGAGGAAGTGAGTTCTGTCGGCGCCGCTGACGCTCAGGATTCAAAGGTGAGACGGCTGCAGATGACATTtcactttttgcttttttttttacgctaacaaaaggggaaaaaaactgtgatttgTGCGGCTATCATCCACACAGTCTGCTCCAACAGGCCAGCCCAGCTCTCCGGCTCTAGATGAAGATTAATCTCCTCTTTCTTCCATTAGTCATTCTCGGCACGAGTCGCTTCCTGCGTGACTGCAgctaaaagaaacagaaagagctggaaaatactttcagctgtgtgtcttttctttttctcattcgGTTCTGGTTTTAGCAGCTATAATTaaaggggggagaaaaaatCAGCCAAGGAAAGATGGATGGGATTTGTAAtgatcttctgtttttattcatgtgCACAGAAACCTTGTCACCGTTTGGCCCTTATCTCCTGCGCGAGCTGCTCGTTAGTACTGGGAGAGGCTGTCGCACCAGGTCCGCAGCACTCCTGctggtttttctgtttttttaaataaaatgacttttCAAAGGCACATCTGAGTTTTTATCCTGCTGTACCTTACAGGGACGCTGAAACTATACATCACCCAGGTGGTGGTGGAGCCCGCTGTGGGAGATGGAAAGCTGGACGCTTCACTGAAcaggcaggattttttttattttcctctcccTCCTGATGGTGACTGTTAAGAAGCTCTCATTgtgaaaatacaaagaaataaaattatcttaGGAAGAAGTATGGACACCCTACAGTCTGGAAAATTATGAAATTTCATTTAAAGGGggcatatcatgcttttcagttcttccttttcacattgaaagcattcagttgtggtctatataaagtaaaactaaactgctttggtctgaattcttcATTATTTTAGCCCCACGTTCCCCCTTTCCACTCCTGTTCTCCTAACCATGGAGAAAGTGACTTTAATGCCCAAGTTTAAATACCTGACTTGTacccaacttaaaatatatattagtaaCTTAAAATAGCTACTGCAGACTCCTgtagatgttttcatgctgcacTCGAGCTTTCCATGGCAAGAATTAACAGTGAAATTCTGTATTAGGAGGTCAGATTTTactttacactgcaaaatcAGGGTCCTCTTAACCGATCAAAGCTGACAAAGATTCAATTTATATAAGCAGAAGTTGCAACATACAATAATCCAGAACACAGCCGAACTGCATCGAGCATTATCCTTTAATTTAACCATTAAGCATGCAGTGTAGTTATGAAGAAATATTATTGATACCTTGGTACAGATGAACATGGGGTAGTTCCCTGTCGATCACTGTCGTGTTCAGCTGCTCATGAGGTCGCATTGCTTTATCcagcttttacatttttatttatttatttgactttttaggTTTTGGGAAAGGAATTATCTGTATTCGACCCTCTAAACGTCCGGGATGACGCCTGATTGGTCGGTTACTAACGAGCCGTCAGGACTGATTGACTGGCATTTTCACTTCCtacagcttggactacaaaattacaacaaaaaaaacataaaaatgactgATTTGCAAAACTGGTAAGCTGGAAGAacatgacccaaacagaatataaagattatctatgcagcacctggacagacgacattcagcttctctgcattcctagagactctgatcacacaacaaaatgtattcaaaggctgaaaaagtagattttgcatgatatgtctccTTTCAGGGTCCGGATCAgtatgaaaacagaaaatactatggaaaatatgttttttttttttccccctatctTGTTGTCTGAAATTTATATCAAGTCAGCCCTCCATCCACATTGGTTttccttctgtccatccatcaatcaatttatctatctatctatccatccactCTTCTGTCCATCCTTAAATCTTTCTGTTTGCCCATCATTATCCATTGATtcaacattttccttttactgAAAACAATCTGCTCCAttttgcatccatccatccatccgtcttctGTCATCCATCTGCTtgtgatccatccattcatccatccatccacccttcTGTCCATCCTTCACTCTGTTTGCCCTACACTACCCATCCATGGGTTCAGCCATCTGTTTTCCTCACCATCTCTGCTATTTGCAGGTTCTGTAATTAAAGCCCAAATGCTGTGGAAATATTTATCTGAAATAACCGTGACCATATGTCTTATAAAAGGCATTTTTTGAGTCTGAAAGTGGCGTGAAGAATTTGCCAAAGGCAGTTTTACAGATTTCTATTTATGACCGAGGAAAAGCAGCCGAATAAAGGGGAAGCGGACCGATGGTAATGAATGAACTTGTCTGTTTTTGGATAGGTCTGCCTTCCTGGAGCGGACGGTCGCAGCCAGGCTGCTGGATCTGTCCAACTCTCTGAGCTCGTTCCACTTCTCGGTTCAGACGCCTGATGGGAAAGTCTTCTTACTGGTGAGATGCAAAATGAGGCGTGCTGTCAGTGGCAATAGTCTGTATAAGTGTGCCATCGAgcagacaaacagaacagaaGACTCAGCTCTGAGCACATAATGGGCTTCAATGTGCTGTGCAAGCAAACCTTAACAGGTAATAAAACTCGGCTCTAAAGCGGAACCTCCGCCGGCGCGTTTGCAGATTTTTATTGTCTGTTGATTTGCGCCGACCTATTCCTGCTTTACAAATGTGCTGTCAGCTGACAGCGAGTCATAAAACCGCTCTCCCAGACCCAGGCTACCAATAACACTATAATCAATCTTGTGTGAAATTGGATCAAAATGgagcagatttatttatttttttcaacaaaaggaATATGTTCTAGTTTTATGTGTTTCTCTGAGTGCCAGAAAAGTTTGGAGAGAATTGTTagcagagggagaaaaaaaaaaaagactcttgaacTTTACGGAGGTTGGACGTTTTCTCTCCTTTAGTccgattattttttatttttttccccgctgCGACAGTTCCTGAGTGTCTGAAATGCTGTTCCCCTCCCGCAGCTCTGGCTGCTGAACGGCGACTCCATCATAGCCTCCGTCCCAGAGCGCCTCGTCGGGGAGGAGAGCTCCATCAGCCCCCCTGCTCCTCTCAGCCCATCGCTCAGAGCTGCCAGAGCCCTGAAACTCCTCTACATCAGCTGCTCCGACGCCAGCGCCCAGCAGAGAGAGTAAGTGAGGATGCTTAACGCGTTCCTCAGGCCTCATTTAatctttgttttcctcttcttaatcgtggctttttttttttcttttttttcccctcctggaTCACCCACTCAGTCTTTACCTGTCTCTGCTCGCTGTGATGGATGAAAGATTGCAGGTGAAGGGATTTCATTCCCTAATGGACCACACTACCTGTTCATTATAGTACCTATTATTTTTGCTGGAGCCCTTGCCATCAAAAGCCCTTTCGTTTTTGCTCAAAAATGGGTtcgttaaaagcagaaaacccaCTCTGCCGATCTCGGAGGAGGGATGGAAAGACACGGACAGGAGGAGCGGTGAATATCCGTAGAACggctgttttttaaatatacacacaGATCAGGCGCAGCGTTAGGAACCCGTCCCCCAGATGGTTGGAGATTCATCAGATCAGATCACCATCTTCCATTCCTCCGTTGTTACCATTATTCCTTTGTTCACTTGTTACTGACCACCAGCGCTCCAGTTGGGAGATGCCATCACACCCCAAACGCTCCCACTGCCCATTTTCCCTGCGTCTACAACATCAACTTTGAGACTGGCTGCCAAATATTTCCCAGCCACTGgaaaaaatacagaatttaTTTCACCcatcagtggtcataatgttatgcctaaTTGTTGTATATACCCTGCAACCTGACAAACTAAGACTTTCTTTCCATCTGGTGCCATTCGCTGCTGCGCTGGATGCGTCACCAAGGGCAACAGATGAccaaacccagaaaaaaaaaagccgattATTAGCTTCTCACGAATCAAAGTGCAATTCAAGGCCACGTCTTTGTACTAATGCACTTTATGAGTCGACAGCTGCAGCAGCCTCCCCAAAGAGTACTGCGTCAGTGGATGTTAACGGCTAGTGggccttttttctttctaaaatatCTTCTAAATAAGCTCTCCCTCCCACAGGCTGCGTGAGGCGGCTTACCTCCGGCAGAGACCCCTGAAATTCTCTATATGAAAGACGGAGAAAGGAGCTGCCGCATCCGCTCGTCTCAGCTCGCTAATTACTGCGAAATAATTCTGATcccaggataaaaaaaagtaaatcatcCTAATAAGATAAATATAGAATATGGACCATCTCCTGCCCTGACCCTTTAGCGACGGTCAGAGGAAAGTCCATATTggtctgcattttttttgtcaccccCGCTAAATTTCCTTTTGGCTACTGCGGTTCACATTACATataatgaaggaaaaaaatataaccctgacaaacaaacatgcaatgaacaagggttacatttttcttttctttttttttagcgttCAGGAAAGTCACAGGTGAAGGTAAAACACTGAGTGGAAGCTGTTACCCAACACAGAGTGCAGTTCAACCTGCAGCCCTTCATATCTTCGGTTCATCCTTCAGAActaatgttttgtgtttcttgAGGATTAATAGCGGCGGGACCCGTTCCAAAGCCCGTTTGGTTTGCTAATTTACAGTAAGGACATTTATAAGGATAAGATGTTGCAAAGAAATGAGCGCTGCTCAGTTTGTCTGACGTTTTCGGGGGAAACAAAAAGGTTTCAGACTCGACCGCAGACAAAATCCTGAGCCGCCTGCTGCAGCTCTCCCTGCATGGTTTTACAGGCCGGTATGGCCTAATGGTAGAGCTGCACTCATCATAGATTTGGGGCCGTTTTTATAAAGTTTTTACCATGCGGAGCTTCTGTTAAAGCAGTTAAATTCACATAGGTTTGAGTATTAAAGACTGCAGCGCTTTATATTGCTGTCAATGCATTTGTAAACATCGAAACGAAAATTTCAAAatgaatgtgtgcatgtgttttaTAATGGTGTTCTAGCAATACTGATTTTAACTATTTGAATTTTTCTTCAATATATTTTGCCAAATTTggaatgtttctctttttttttttttttaagccattaTGCTGTTAGCCATCAataattatttctgttaaaattagACCCAAAatctgtgtgtgttcttgtacttgcagctgagatAATTTTACTAGTCAAGTGAGGACCAagggagtgtttttttttttttttttttgtcctcacttttttttttttttttgggctagGGGGTTAGGTCCAGCCCTAAGGTGTCGAGAGAGAGATAAAACTAAGGCAAAAACGATAGTATTTTAATATACTGTGTATAACTAAATTTAAGATGCTCATGGTCCCAAACCAGAGATTAGCACTGTTAGCATCACAAATATaagcatctgtgtgtgtgtgtgtttcttagAAATGCAGATACCTAAACTCTCAGATGTCCCAAAgactgccaacatttccaaatccagcacaGGTCCATATTTATTTCTGTGGCATAAGGGACTTCTCTGCACCCGAGAGGTTCTTTTGAACCCAAACTCAAAAATTACCAAATTCTAAAGCTCTCTGTAGGAAATGAATTAGCCTTTTAAATAGCTTCCTACATCCTTTTTAACTCACCTGATGTTGAAAATGGCTACTATGGAGTCTTCTTTATGCAGCAACAGCGTCCACACTGCAGATTTCACTGGTAATGCTTAGGTGTGTTGCATTGCCAGAGTTAAAGAAGATAGGATTTTAGAGTTTCTGACCGGCTGGTCACCAGTCAGCGCCGCTCAAGCAGAGAATTGGCCGATTCCGGTTCCCAGCAAGACACTCGTTGCATCTCTGTGCCGACTAATGAGCCTGCAGACACGCTGATTGTATCTGAAAAACGTATTTGCATCAGAAaatcaaacctttaaaaaaagtccACCTTCCATTCAGGTTTTTAATACTTTCAGCTTGACTTCATTACTGCaaaatttttaataaagacaaaCACCCGGCTGCTGATTCGTTTAGTTTTCAGAAACGGATGAATGTTGGGAGATGCATTTTTATTGCCATCTAACAATGTTTATTGCTTAACTATTCAACatgttcctctttttttaaattaaatcccaCGTTTGGAAATGTTTGCAACCGAAgccatttttattaaaagcctcttaaattggatttttttcgCCCCCGCTGTTTTCCCAAGTATCTGTAACATGCTGGAAAATCAACTATAGTGACAACTCTATTACATTACCAGCACTGCTCCAACATCCTGCCTACAGATGTGTGGATGAATGTGTTAGATCAAAGATCAGCTGAGAATTACCGCACTAGAAGAAGCTTCAACCCTCATTATTTTCAACTGAATCAGCActgagcacccccccccccatccatccatccatctctctctcctcctcttcttgcCTGCACCCAGCAGGCGTGAAGACAGAACAAGCAGGTTTTGTTGTTTCCTCCATTTTTGACAAGCCCACCGGCTTGACTGACAGAACGGCTAATTACTTGGAGAAGAAACTCAATAAAAGTGAAAGCAGTCTTCTCGGTCAAAGCAGTACGCCTCAAGTTGAGTGATGTGATTAACTGCAAGAGTTGAGTGATGCAcgggaactttttttttttttttcaagccgGATGCCAGGAGATGTTCCCACTGTTGAAGCAAGACATTAGCATTCTAGCGTTTCATTTGCGTGCCTCAGCTGTATATCAGCTCGGCACAGAAAAGATACAGTAGCCCGTGCAGCTCAGTATCTTGTAAATGCCCGATTCTTAAGCTGTTAACCATTCAAGTGCGTCAGTGTATTGACAcgtctataaaaaaaacatgtggagGGGGTCAACGGTGCACAAGCGTTCCCTCCTCCATCTGCGGAGCAGCTACGGCCTTAAAGCATTTCAATTCACATGAAGCCTGCAgcattttatgttgctctcaataCCTTttgtaaaaaatctaaacaaaaatcTTACAATGGATGTGTAAATGTTGTAAAATTTGTACTGTACAATTTTCTTtagaatttagattttttttttctttacgcCATAATcaaatttacagaaataaaagaatgacTAATAAATATGACTTTTACTTAGAAGAGATGAGATAAGAAATCTTATTGTACCCACAAAGGGGAGTTTCAGGCGTGGCGGTGGCAAAACCCAGTCAGAGTTAAACTCCTGAACAGTAAtggaaaaacaagctaatctaatctaacgTTGGTTCCAAAGCAACAGAGAATTCACTTATCAGAAAggcaataaaacaaagaaataaaacctgagtaagtattgcacaattattgatgaTATGGCATATTGGGGTAGATGAAAACTATCCCAAGTTAAACAGCAGTGGATTTACCCGACAGTGTGAGCAAATATGCATGATTAGTGCAGCAACGTCTGGGAGTAGCTGAGGCTTTTTGCATCACTGAAAGGATGTCCTGCTCATTCGTTTACAATTTAACTGTACGTAGTGTCGTTGAGGCCAAACAGCTCTATCTTTGTCTTTTCCGCCCCTAAAACCTTTCTCTAAAAGTCCGGTGTATAAATTATGATGTAGATTATTGAACTTCACATGGATTATAGAAAAATCGATAATGAATTCAAACATGTCCATAGCAATACCTCTTTATAAAAACttgttgtaattgtttggtTTATTAACCCTTCCACCATGAAAATAGAAGAGTTGAGAGAAATCATGAACAACTTGATATTAATGTGGCGTTTATGCCCACGGTGAGTAGATGTCAACTCCTGTATCATTGTTTGACTCAGAAGTTCAAACGCTGTACTGGAATGTGTTGAATTGGGAGCAGCTGGGTAATCCAAAAGCATAAAGATGGTTAGAGTTATTGCGGTAGTTTGCATACATGTTGCTGTAGCGGATCCACATCCATCTCAGTCGGTTTTATTAGATGTCAAAGCGGCACGTTTTAAACCTCAGAAGAACAAGCGTGTCGGCGCTCCCTTCCGCAGATGCGACGGGGACGCTAAACGATGTCGGACATGCACATGAGCTCTGCTGTTCGATATATAAATGCGGTGCTGGAATCTGCAGTTGATTGATGAGCACGTCTCCGGGCTATAATAACCCCCACATACGTCGAGACTTCATCATTTCACCCTCAACTTCTCCTAAATGTCACCTCTTTCTCCCACTTTCCTGCAGGTTTGAGCGACTCCTCCATTTCCCCCCCCTGCATAATTTACTAGCATCCTTCATCACTCACCTCTGacagtttaaattaaatgttatgcCTGGGGAGCTGAATTCCCCGCTGATGACGGCCTTCCTGGTCGGGACACAGTCGGATGCAGTCGGCTGCGGCCGCGGGTTACAGTATGTCTTGTTTAAACTGCCAATAATTGGCTGGAGAATCAGTGAGCCAGGGCCTAAGTGGATTACTCCTTGTCACCTACGGTAGACTTGAGGAGGCTGGAGTGAAGTGTGTGGCCTCTTCTTCTTTCCGTGCCtcgcaaccttttttttttttcaccatttgtcacattacaaccacggACGTCTTGTATTTTAATTAGGGCTTTGCGTGAGAGCTCTACAGGCTTGACCCGCATTGAAAGAAAGCCTTAGTAAGTCCTGTTTGTTACCCAACTTTTGCCATTGAACACACCGTTCCCTTCAGAGACGCGGTGTAGGAATGCATTTCTAATGCAGACACGGGGGAAGCCGGTCAGAGTTGACGAGACGACGCATGGAGTTAAATAGGCAGCAATCCTGGAAAGAAAGCTGTTAGGTGCCAGATGAGACCGGGACAGAGGTTCACCATCCAACAGGATGGAGACGGAGCTGCAACGTGATCGATTGAATCAAAGCACACTCttggttagaatggcctagtctaAGGTCTAGGGCCAAAATCCAACTGAGTCTTTGGTGTGgcttgatgttcacagatgctctctatccagtctgactgagacAAACCCCAcaacagctgcagctgtgacTGCAGCTCTAGATATCAAGAAGTTGCTTTGaattggtctgtcacataaatggAAACGCATGGGTGTAATGCGATGGAGCACAGGAGCTCATTGCAGCCAGAAACCCTCTCAGGAGTTGCACAGAGGGCTGAATGTCTCCCAAACAACATCTACCAAAAACACAGAGTGAATCAGCCTCCATCTTCCCTCCTCTCAGTCTTCCTTCAccttcattgtttttctttattcttgcAGAAACACTCCCCCTCAGCCCCAAATCCACGTTAGTGCAAACTAAGATGCTTCACCATGAGATCGCTGTGCTTCTTCTTGGTCGTATAAATGCTGGCGCCCTCAGGGTAAATCGCGGCTCCGCTGTGTGCTTGCTTTTCCAGGATCGCCACTAGTTGGGAGGCCAACTCCATCGGACACGCCATGGTCCTGCCGCTGAAGGTGTgcgaggagctgctgcaggtgctGGATGAAAGCAACGCCACGCTGCCTGCCTCCATGCGCTGCATGAGGTGCTATGAGGTGAGGCGTTTCTAGGAGCCGGTGAAGCCTCAGATAATGACTGTAGCATGCAACGGCTTTGCATAATCAAGGATTTCTTTCAATCTTACCAAAGTTTTTATACTGAATCAGTGTTTTGAATCCAAAGAAGTGCTCCGGGTCCTTTCATTGATCTCTATCCTTttgtaaaaagctgttttagcTGACAACA is from Fundulus heteroclitus isolate FHET01 chromosome 3, MU-UCD_Fhet_4.1, whole genome shotgun sequence and encodes:
- the LOC105933444 gene encoding LOW QUALITY PROTEIN: E3 ubiquitin-protein ligase E3D (The sequence of the model RefSeq protein was modified relative to this genomic sequence to represent the inferred CDS: deleted 1 base in 1 codon); amino-acid sequence: MAEEMSAKTHGLGVFLELRKRLQSGLLVVGTSVARGPADVAVTGEGSSLRVRTPGGELRLALPAGVALEGGSCIHTPVGEAGGEELHFRLRITVGRREQDPAGVMETLRTEETYSFHCQGCATRLARGQVGSRVFKRVLPLPNCNWNAIVDEWCCHPDPFANKKLLPRAEDCLLGDTFVLLARDGSCDQTLTEEVSSVGAADAQDSKKPCHRLALISCASCSLVLGEAVAPGTLKLYITQVVVEPAVGDGKLDASLNRSAFLERTVAARLLDLSNSLSSFHFSVQTPDGKVFLLLWLLNGDSIIASVPERLVGEESSISPPAPLSPSLRAARALKLLYISCSDASAQQREIATSWEANSIGHAMVLPLKVCEELLQVLDESNATLPASMRCMRCYEVAYLRL